The following are encoded together in the Halorubrum lacusprofundi ATCC 49239 genome:
- a CDS encoding DUF7437 domain-containing protein, with product MSKAPPSTPSPDAGQTAHQFFVVQELLRIPELARFYTDLLINSPTTVVAARDRQGFSKSTAYKYANTLAELGIATELDTYENGSSLWRAEPVSGNWTDQTTIELGPVLIAVYGATSVDDDLELFVDRHGKAALAPVVMSTIEYLKGETTRRGVADDLDIPAVEAIAVTQVIERIITVVKDHDPTLTGVSFDVDVHDRALDQGPYQRADE from the coding sequence ATGTCGAAAGCTCCGCCCTCCACACCGTCACCGGATGCTGGACAGACAGCACATCAGTTCTTTGTTGTCCAGGAGCTATTGAGAATTCCCGAACTCGCACGGTTTTACACTGATCTGCTGATCAACTCGCCAACGACCGTCGTTGCAGCTCGTGATCGACAAGGGTTCTCAAAGAGTACAGCCTACAAATACGCCAACACACTAGCAGAGCTAGGCATCGCAACGGAACTAGACACGTACGAAAACGGATCGTCACTGTGGCGTGCTGAACCGGTAAGCGGTAACTGGACGGATCAAACAACCATCGAACTCGGCCCCGTCCTTATCGCCGTCTATGGGGCGACGAGTGTCGACGACGATCTGGAACTCTTTGTCGACCGACACGGCAAGGCGGCCCTCGCTCCTGTGGTTATGTCGACAATCGAGTATCTGAAAGGTGAAACTACCCGTCGTGGTGTTGCAGATGACCTTGATATCCCTGCCGTAGAAGCAATTGCAGTCACCCAGGTGATTGAACGTATCATCACTGTAGTCAAAGACCACGATCCGACACTAACCGGGGTTTCCTTCGACGTCGACGTCCACGACCGGGCACTCGACCAGGGGCCATACCAGCGTGCCGATGAGTGA
- a CDS encoding winged helix-turn-helix domain-containing protein yields the protein MNADDLRDADWEIIEVLREGRNNAPNIGDRTGYSKQYIRERFKRLSDEGIITNIGSGIYELIPEEVPEKD from the coding sequence ATGAATGCGGACGATCTACGCGATGCCGACTGGGAAATTATAGAAGTTCTCCGTGAAGGGAGAAATAATGCTCCGAACATCGGTGATCGAACAGGGTATTCAAAACAATACATACGGGAGCGATTTAAGCGACTATCTGATGAAGGAATAATTACAAATATCGGGAGTGGAATTTATGAGCTTATTCCTGAAGAAGTACCCGAAAAAGATTGA
- a CDS encoding DUF7563 family protein, with amino-acid sequence MDTLQIENNRNKHHSRQRVCQNCGEYVTKQFVRVFGTNDGSLYGCMNCSTGRELRNGGGKRPSQ; translated from the coding sequence ATGGATACTCTCCAAATCGAGAACAATCGTAATAAACATCACTCTCGGCAGCGTGTGTGTCAGAACTGTGGTGAGTACGTCACCAAACAGTTCGTTCGTGTCTTCGGTACAAATGACGGCTCGCTGTACGGCTGTATGAACTGTTCGACAGGCCGTGAGCTTCGTAATGGTGGCGGCAAGCGACCGTCACAGTAG
- a CDS encoding Eco57I restriction-modification methylase domain-containing protein, giving the protein MTLDFLATRMWRPWSPDHDYFEIEGFDLGNGSNQLEIVLAHSEGRPRKDEMRRIWKDRRGGRPNPVLVVTTYDTDSVALCGPSGDSPPVYHDVDVGVAERIVDVALEKPDRFAAHRFLGEVLDQITDDLVGLRNQGLLSTHELRVGVPHRQDWDDAATKADNALGADDGRELVEELGYEIEPLQGGGYVLRDGAKKTAVAVFLEDDEAFEQTKDRFSGKSAVSYSLNKADNENLQYVVASSGTTLRLYTTDADAGFGSRGRTDTFVELNPDLLTDDMAGYLWLLFSAEALRDGGSLEEIMARSEDYAADLGERLRERIYDDVVPQLAEAIAESRDLDDPTKEELDQTYRMALVLLYRLLFISYAEDEDFLPRRRNGNYREHSLKNLAKRIDRTLTDNEQEFDDDATDYWDEVMQLTKYIHNGHAEWGLPEYDGTLLSSNMDMSEAGAELAKIELTNAEFGPALGSLLIDETPDERKGPIDFRNIGVREFGVIYEGLLESELSVADDDLTLDDGNYRPAIDDETVDVEEREIYLHGQSGERKSTGSYYTGSEFVEHLLDYSLKPALDDHIDKLKGMSDNKAAEHFFDIRVADIAMGSGHFLVGAIDRIESRLSGFLEQRDSKLPRVQQELDRLEQAAMDAFENEDNAPEIERDQLLRRQVARRCIYGVDLNDEATLLARLSLWIHTFVPGLPLTFLDYNLQTGDSIVGIGSLNEITDLADVKQSSLGMFLDDGDDEANLPDIEEEVEMIGQMADSDASEVQQARQTRNKIDERLEQTEAALDILVGSYLDDDVETSVVTMDCDLTGVSSYDKAQEALGDLDVLHFPTTFPEVFTGEDPGFDVIVGNPPWDKVLHEPQQFWVTRFPGLNALSKSKREDRIEELREKYPQIADEEDEVQANRELYQDYVTAAYDEQGHGHKDYSKLFVERALNLQKSSGKLGYVLPRQSLVLGGWKKLRQRLLDESHLTVLQARNRGGWIFEDVHHSYMVVFLTQNSETNNSGAHIWPATKSKTALEKISIDNGLDLSYDEVVNLTTESHVVLPWLNDERATDIFPQMENESRLSDDNGWISGIHDSRWDFRGSGRHGHLTKDQYFTKPLS; this is encoded by the coding sequence ATGACTCTCGATTTTCTCGCCACACGTATGTGGCGACCTTGGTCCCCGGACCACGATTATTTTGAGATAGAAGGATTTGATCTTGGCAATGGTTCCAATCAGCTAGAAATTGTCCTTGCTCATTCTGAAGGTCGTCCTCGAAAAGATGAGATGCGTCGTATCTGGAAGGATCGCCGGGGTGGACGCCCGAATCCTGTTCTTGTTGTTACTACATACGATACTGATTCTGTTGCGCTCTGCGGACCATCTGGTGATTCTCCACCAGTTTATCACGACGTTGATGTCGGAGTTGCTGAGCGAATTGTCGATGTTGCCCTTGAGAAACCGGACCGTTTTGCGGCACATCGTTTTCTTGGAGAAGTACTGGATCAAATAACCGACGACCTCGTCGGTCTACGTAACCAGGGTCTCCTCTCAACACACGAGCTTCGTGTCGGCGTTCCGCACCGACAAGACTGGGACGATGCTGCGACCAAAGCAGATAATGCCCTCGGGGCTGACGACGGTCGAGAGTTAGTCGAAGAACTCGGATACGAGATCGAACCGCTGCAAGGTGGTGGCTACGTTCTTCGAGATGGTGCAAAAAAGACAGCAGTCGCTGTCTTCCTCGAAGATGATGAAGCCTTCGAGCAAACGAAAGACCGCTTCTCAGGCAAATCGGCAGTCAGTTATTCACTAAACAAAGCCGATAACGAGAACCTACAGTACGTCGTTGCCAGTTCGGGTACCACTCTTCGGCTCTATACGACAGACGCTGATGCCGGATTTGGATCGCGTGGTCGGACTGATACCTTCGTCGAACTCAATCCAGATCTTCTCACCGACGATATGGCGGGCTACCTTTGGCTTCTTTTCTCTGCTGAAGCACTCCGTGATGGCGGATCATTAGAAGAAATTATGGCTCGCTCTGAGGACTACGCTGCCGACTTAGGTGAGCGACTTCGAGAACGCATCTATGATGACGTAGTACCGCAGTTGGCCGAGGCTATCGCAGAGTCGCGTGATCTCGACGACCCAACAAAAGAAGAACTGGATCAGACCTACCGGATGGCATTGGTCCTTCTTTACCGCTTGCTCTTCATCTCCTACGCTGAGGACGAGGACTTCCTCCCACGACGACGTAATGGCAACTACCGTGAGCACTCGCTGAAGAACCTCGCTAAGCGTATTGACCGAACACTAACCGACAATGAACAGGAGTTCGACGACGACGCGACAGACTACTGGGATGAGGTGATGCAACTCACGAAATATATCCACAATGGCCACGCTGAGTGGGGCTTACCAGAGTACGACGGTACTTTACTCTCTTCGAACATGGATATGTCTGAAGCTGGTGCTGAACTTGCAAAAATCGAACTTACCAATGCGGAGTTCGGTCCTGCTTTGGGCAGCCTACTCATCGACGAGACACCTGACGAGCGCAAAGGTCCTATCGACTTTCGGAATATTGGCGTCCGTGAGTTCGGTGTCATCTATGAGGGTCTCTTAGAATCTGAGTTGTCTGTCGCCGACGATGATTTAACTCTTGATGATGGGAATTACCGGCCTGCAATAGATGACGAAACAGTGGATGTTGAAGAGAGAGAAATATATCTGCACGGCCAATCAGGAGAGAGAAAATCTACGGGATCGTATTATACCGGGAGTGAATTCGTTGAACATCTCTTAGATTATTCGTTGAAGCCTGCTCTCGACGATCACATTGATAAACTCAAAGGGATGTCGGACAATAAGGCAGCGGAGCACTTCTTCGACATTCGGGTTGCAGATATCGCAATGGGTTCTGGTCACTTTCTAGTTGGTGCCATAGACCGAATAGAGAGTCGTTTATCTGGCTTCTTAGAACAACGAGATAGCAAGCTACCACGTGTCCAACAAGAATTGGACCGTCTCGAACAAGCAGCAATGGATGCCTTCGAAAACGAGGATAATGCACCAGAAATCGAACGGGATCAGTTACTTCGGCGGCAAGTGGCACGTCGGTGTATCTACGGTGTTGACCTCAATGATGAGGCAACGTTGTTAGCACGTCTTTCTCTCTGGATTCATACGTTCGTACCTGGCCTCCCTCTCACTTTCTTGGACTATAATCTCCAGACAGGGGATTCAATCGTCGGTATTGGCTCTCTCAATGAGATCACAGATCTTGCGGATGTCAAACAGAGTTCCTTGGGAATGTTTCTCGATGACGGTGATGATGAGGCAAATCTCCCTGACATTGAGGAAGAGGTAGAGATGATTGGTCAAATGGCCGACTCCGATGCCTCAGAGGTACAACAAGCTCGACAAACCCGTAATAAAATCGATGAGAGGCTTGAACAGACTGAAGCAGCACTCGATATCCTCGTGGGTTCATATCTGGACGATGATGTTGAGACTAGCGTTGTTACAATGGACTGTGACCTCACAGGTGTATCCAGTTACGACAAAGCACAAGAAGCACTCGGTGATCTTGATGTTCTTCATTTCCCAACAACCTTCCCAGAGGTATTCACTGGTGAAGATCCTGGATTTGACGTAATTGTAGGTAACCCGCCATGGGATAAAGTTCTACATGAGCCACAGCAATTCTGGGTCACCCGATTCCCCGGACTGAATGCACTCAGTAAATCAAAACGTGAGGATAGAATCGAAGAGCTTCGAGAGAAATATCCACAGATTGCCGACGAAGAAGATGAAGTACAGGCAAATCGAGAATTGTATCAGGACTATGTGACCGCTGCCTATGATGAGCAAGGTCATGGACACAAAGATTATTCAAAACTCTTTGTTGAACGGGCTCTAAACTTACAGAAGAGCAGTGGGAAGCTCGGATATGTTCTCCCACGTCAATCCCTCGTACTGGGTGGATGGAAGAAACTCCGCCAGCGACTGCTTGATGAATCTCACTTAACTGTTTTACAGGCGAGAAACCGTGGAGGATGGATCTTTGAGGACGTTCATCACAGCTACATGGTCGTTTTCCTGACACAGAACTCAGAGACAAATAACTCTGGAGCACATATTTGGCCAGCTACTAAAAGCAAAACGGCATTAGAGAAGATCTCGATTGATAATGGACTGGATCTATCGTATGATGAGGTTGTGAATCTAACTACAGAGTCACACGTTGTTTTGCCATGGCTCAACGATGAACGGGCTACGGATATCTTCCCTCAAATGGAAAATGAGTCCCGTTTGTCAGACGACAATGGGTGGATAAGTGGAATACACGATAGCCGTTGGGACTTCCGTGGTTCAGGACGACACGGACACCTAACTAAGGATCAGTACTTCACAAAGCCGCTTAGTTAG
- a CDS encoding restriction endonuclease, protein MTDTAALTAHLETIPPESTVELTWQTPNGTAQTKGQLVSYDPHSAARRIEATGSTLLLVPAEDGREISVAELTDGQTTYRGELCELSVKDHATEPLEITEQGLNVPAYLVGYTGFLVVETDTESHELRIPDPGLEAYDDRLLAPCNDPTTTELLVRPRAGPHRQYELVDTRPDTNSTTTDQPLAEYEGLDTAIHTVAALNETVATDDDLTDTTQTEARRRLQNIQTTLLDAHNMLCDPPADPDWQPTADEADPITAYHTTLDHLQSNLEQLETQATDETGSLDRQQCALKFSSAQHEVDKLRSVLCTSTDVPPRTDTDGRQNGDGRWLEYQLSNSLQRWGYRTQLREPIYGLEVDVVARRDPKQNDPTDWIVSQCKDWENRPITPDVIFRLCMLAFSAKAMPVLCHTTQLTDRAKEIANTWEVRVLELDDLNRGALPAPTSLALSDDLISFPTTSTAREKRNPLPLLFHGEPDKHFTYVPGYEPVGLTHEYRPVDGQD, encoded by the coding sequence ATGACTGACACAGCTGCCCTCACGGCCCACCTCGAAACCATCCCACCAGAATCGACGGTCGAACTCACCTGGCAGACACCCAACGGCACCGCCCAAACCAAAGGCCAGCTCGTCTCCTACGATCCTCACTCGGCGGCCAGACGCATCGAAGCCACCGGGAGCACGCTGCTGTTGGTCCCGGCCGAAGACGGACGCGAAATTTCGGTTGCCGAACTCACAGACGGTCAAACGACCTACCGTGGTGAGCTCTGTGAACTCTCGGTCAAAGACCACGCCACAGAACCACTCGAAATCACCGAACAGGGTCTCAACGTCCCGGCCTACCTCGTCGGCTACACTGGCTTTCTGGTCGTCGAAACCGACACCGAAAGTCACGAACTCCGGATTCCTGATCCGGGACTCGAAGCCTACGATGACCGCTTGCTAGCTCCCTGCAACGACCCCACAACAACTGAACTTCTCGTGCGCCCACGGGCAGGCCCACACCGACAATACGAGCTAGTCGACACTCGCCCAGACACCAACTCGACCACCACCGACCAACCGCTGGCCGAGTATGAGGGCCTCGACACAGCGATCCATACGGTCGCTGCACTCAACGAGACGGTCGCCACCGACGACGACCTCACCGACACTACACAGACAGAAGCCAGACGCCGTCTCCAAAACATCCAAACGACGCTGCTCGATGCTCACAACATGCTGTGTGATCCTCCAGCAGATCCCGACTGGCAGCCGACCGCCGACGAGGCCGATCCCATCACGGCCTACCACACAACACTCGACCACCTACAAAGCAACCTCGAACAACTGGAAACACAGGCCACCGACGAGACCGGGAGTTTGGATCGCCAACAGTGTGCCCTCAAATTCAGCAGCGCCCAACATGAAGTCGACAAACTGCGCTCGGTGTTGTGTACCTCTACCGACGTCCCACCACGGACCGACACGGACGGCCGCCAAAATGGCGATGGACGGTGGCTCGAATATCAACTGAGTAACTCACTGCAGCGGTGGGGCTACCGGACCCAACTCCGAGAACCGATCTACGGACTGGAGGTCGATGTCGTCGCGCGCCGCGATCCCAAACAAAACGACCCCACCGACTGGATCGTCTCCCAGTGCAAAGACTGGGAAAATCGACCGATCACCCCAGATGTGATCTTCCGGCTGTGTATGCTTGCCTTCAGCGCCAAAGCAATGCCCGTGTTGTGTCATACAACTCAGCTGACAGACCGTGCTAAAGAAATTGCCAACACGTGGGAAGTGCGAGTCTTAGAACTCGACGACCTCAACCGAGGAGCACTCCCAGCGCCAACCTCCTTGGCACTCAGCGACGATCTCATCTCGTTCCCAACTACCTCTACGGCCCGCGAAAAACGGAACCCGCTTCCTCTCTTGTTCCACGGTGAGCCAGACAAGCACTTCACCTATGTGCCGGGCTATGAGCCTGTTGGCCTGACCCACGAGTATCGACCCGTCGACGGGCAAGACTGA
- a CDS encoding winged helix-turn-helix transcriptional regulator: MTTQGELQIASFTELRDAIQDLPPSAKLVALILKHEGTLSQREIATKSHLSERTVRYGLNELQQVDVVESRTSLQDARKRLYTLTVRDSHQDSR, translated from the coding sequence ATGACCACACAGGGGGAACTCCAGATAGCATCGTTTACAGAGTTACGAGATGCGATTCAAGATCTCCCACCAAGTGCCAAGTTAGTTGCTCTTATTCTCAAACATGAAGGAACACTCTCCCAACGAGAAATCGCCACAAAGTCACACCTCTCAGAACGAACCGTACGGTACGGTCTCAATGAGTTACAACAAGTCGACGTCGTCGAATCGAGAACATCACTGCAGGACGCCCGCAAACGTCTCTATACACTTACTGTCAGAGATTCCCATCAAGACAGCCGATAG
- a CDS encoding ATP-binding protein, translated as MTAQQLTTTTNHFESLFNQLNDPTVEFKLEDDEPIIVQANAAFREVFCADESVTGLPLNELIVPDDQRDEAKTFDQRTADGKPNRAVIERMTSNGPRKFLYRGVPTGEEHGFAIYSDITDKLRRERYLDVLQRVLRHNLRNDVNIITAYSKHAVESAENEQTREALESVIETADSLTQLCSEANTIRKVLDEPTSVEPTDLHAVIKTVEEDCRERFSEADITVDCPRDLTVVADKRLQIVVDSLLDNAIRHNTSSIPKAIISANVDDDMVELIVADNGPGIPQTERQIVTESMDVSPLKHGSGLGLWLVKWLTERYGGSLEIEIPEDFGTAVRLRLPRSS; from the coding sequence ATGACAGCCCAGCAATTGACAACGACCACGAATCACTTCGAATCGCTATTCAATCAATTAAATGACCCCACTGTGGAGTTCAAATTAGAAGATGACGAGCCGATCATCGTCCAGGCGAACGCGGCGTTCCGTGAGGTGTTCTGTGCGGATGAGTCGGTCACAGGTCTGCCGCTCAACGAACTGATAGTACCGGACGACCAGCGTGATGAGGCCAAAACCTTTGATCAGCGAACAGCCGATGGGAAGCCGAACCGAGCGGTTATTGAACGGATGACTTCCAATGGTCCCCGAAAGTTCCTGTACCGAGGCGTCCCAACAGGGGAGGAGCATGGATTTGCAATCTACAGTGATATTACTGATAAGCTCCGTCGGGAACGATACCTCGATGTCCTTCAGCGTGTCCTCCGTCACAACTTACGCAACGACGTGAACATCATCACTGCCTACAGTAAGCATGCCGTCGAGTCTGCAGAAAACGAACAGACTCGTGAAGCCCTCGAATCAGTTATTGAAACCGCCGACAGTCTTACCCAGCTGTGTTCAGAGGCAAATACGATCCGAAAAGTCCTCGACGAGCCCACATCAGTAGAGCCAACCGATCTTCATGCGGTCATCAAAACAGTTGAGGAAGATTGCCGAGAACGGTTCTCAGAGGCCGATATTACCGTCGACTGTCCTCGTGATCTTACCGTAGTAGCCGACAAGCGACTACAGATCGTTGTCGACAGTCTACTAGATAATGCAATTCGACACAACACGTCGTCGATACCAAAAGCAATCATCTCTGCAAATGTCGACGACGATATGGTTGAATTGATCGTCGCTGACAACGGTCCCGGAATTCCGCAGACCGAACGTCAAATCGTCACAGAAAGCATGGACGTCTCGCCATTAAAACATGGTAGCGGACTAGGGTTATGGCTCGTCAAATGGCTCACTGAACGCTACGGTGGCAGCCTTGAGATCGAAATTCCTGAAGACTTCGGGACTGCCGTTCGGCTTCGGCTTCCTCGAAGTAGCTAG
- a CDS encoding PadR family transcriptional regulator: protein MSQTQSFELTGFQRDLLYVVAGSDQPSGQTVRREMEQYVDNVNHGRLYPNLDVLVEHSLVEKGSQDQRTNYYEVTESGEQLLTDRLKWENQYVSDLLEADQVTLASSSSD, encoded by the coding sequence ATGTCTCAGACACAGTCATTCGAACTGACTGGCTTCCAGCGTGACCTCCTGTATGTCGTCGCAGGCTCTGACCAGCCCTCGGGTCAGACGGTCCGCCGAGAGATGGAACAGTATGTCGACAACGTCAACCACGGTCGCCTGTATCCAAACCTCGATGTGTTGGTCGAACACTCGCTGGTCGAGAAAGGGAGCCAAGATCAGCGAACCAACTATTATGAAGTTACTGAGAGTGGTGAACAACTTCTCACAGATCGCTTGAAATGGGAAAATCAGTATGTGTCCGATCTACTGGAGGCTGATCAGGTTACTCTCGCCAGTTCATCGTCAGACTGA
- a CDS encoding IS701 family transposase, whose product MNSVSFGMRTPKTAIRRFLASLRGAFTTRPDGSTWSRAANTWNVAPAYVEGLIRPGSHKTFRGIGKRLAINEHRIRRFISESPWEYEAVQNHLNQQIPETIASPAAMLIVDDVDMLKQGHHSVGVKRQYAGSIGKIASCQVGVDLVAAVPGEARNADQITWPLGLELYLPRKWVEDDEFEDRRQQCDIPEDIRFRTKPEIAIGLVSRARKASVPHACVGADSGYGKYLSFRTQLREWNEPYILGVRPKALPVIPESTPIEELGRGSGRGRPPSEPRYPEDVIPQSAVEICADLDDEDWREITWAEGTKEPLTGRFFRTRVCVVKSVAKRRISDERGWLLIEDAEDKLRAWLCWGVDEWSLEELVRYAHLRWAIERFHEDAKQVLGLDQFEGRTWKGWHHHVTIVLLTHAFISSERAAQSATARLPPFPKVARELVYEMATQIAEHKGLRREKARDIGAAMVRGLTDW is encoded by the coding sequence ATGAACAGTGTTTCGTTTGGTATGCGAACTCCGAAAACCGCCATCCGACGGTTTCTTGCCTCTCTTCGGGGCGCGTTTACGACGCGCCCCGATGGATCAACGTGGTCACGTGCAGCCAACACGTGGAATGTTGCTCCTGCCTACGTTGAAGGGCTGATTCGACCTGGTAGTCACAAAACTTTTCGAGGAATTGGCAAACGGCTTGCAATCAACGAACACCGCATTAGACGCTTCATTAGCGAAAGTCCATGGGAATATGAGGCTGTCCAGAATCATCTCAATCAACAAATCCCAGAGACGATCGCATCGCCAGCGGCGATGCTGATCGTCGATGATGTTGATATGCTCAAACAAGGTCATCATAGTGTGGGTGTCAAGCGTCAGTACGCCGGATCAATCGGGAAGATTGCTTCCTGTCAGGTTGGCGTTGACCTTGTGGCAGCGGTTCCGGGCGAGGCCCGGAACGCCGACCAAATCACGTGGCCACTTGGCTTGGAGTTGTATCTTCCCCGTAAGTGGGTTGAAGATGACGAATTTGAAGACCGGCGACAGCAGTGCGATATTCCTGAAGACATTCGTTTCCGGACGAAGCCAGAGATCGCGATTGGTCTTGTTTCGCGTGCACGGAAAGCGTCGGTCCCCCACGCCTGCGTGGGGGCCGACTCGGGGTATGGGAAATATCTCTCATTCCGAACTCAACTCAGAGAATGGAATGAACCCTATATACTCGGTGTCAGACCAAAAGCTCTGCCTGTTATTCCAGAATCAACTCCGATTGAGGAACTTGGACGGGGGTCGGGACGTGGCCGACCCCCGTCCGAACCACGATATCCTGAGGACGTGATTCCCCAGTCCGCTGTAGAGATCTGTGCTGACCTTGATGATGAAGATTGGAGGGAGATAACGTGGGCAGAAGGAACGAAAGAACCGCTTACTGGGCGGTTCTTTCGTACACGCGTTTGTGTTGTGAAGAGCGTGGCAAAACGCCGAATTTCAGACGAAAGAGGGTGGCTTCTAATAGAGGATGCTGAAGATAAGTTGCGAGCGTGGCTGTGCTGGGGAGTTGACGAGTGGAGCTTAGAAGAGTTAGTGAGATATGCCCATCTTCGATGGGCAATCGAGCGTTTTCACGAAGACGCCAAACAGGTACTCGGATTGGATCAATTCGAAGGCCGTACGTGGAAAGGATGGCATCACCACGTGACGATTGTCTTGCTTACGCATGCGTTTATATCATCCGAGCGGGCCGCGCAAAGCGCGACCGCTCGGCTCCCTCCGTTTCCCAAAGTTGCTCGAGAACTGGTCTACGAAATGGCTACACAGATTGCAGAACACAAGGGGCTGAGACGAGAGAAAGCGAGAGATATCGGCGCGGCTATGGTGAGGGGGTTGACTGATTGGTGA
- a CDS encoding methyl-accepting chemotaxis protein encodes MTDPPSQQMRSDGGVQSETAPQVANQQSPVGTQQSSQPQSARADSDKVVIERDRLEELQTSTHELTAAAEQIAESTDEISGVASEQANNMTEVADEASDLSATIEEIASSSEEVRSESSNARQMAEQSQEAASDAIDAMGEVDTAAANVEDDIQTLQERMEEIDEVVTVIQDIAEQTNLLALNASIEAARAGEAGEGFAVVADEIKTLAEETQEQAVDIEEMASRVKSDTKQTVESIDQANDSIDNGIEEVDNAIDNLDRIVEAVGEIDDGIAEIADATDQQAASTEEIASMTNDASNKARMFASEIDELAAANEEQTAEVTEIAQLVDTFSDDWDTEFEASQ; translated from the coding sequence GTGACAGATCCCCCTTCACAGCAGATGAGATCAGATGGAGGAGTTCAATCCGAAACCGCACCACAGGTCGCCAATCAACAGTCCCCTGTCGGAACCCAACAATCTTCGCAGCCTCAAAGTGCTCGTGCCGATAGTGATAAGGTTGTAATCGAGCGTGATCGGCTCGAAGAACTTCAAACGTCCACCCACGAACTTACTGCGGCTGCCGAACAGATTGCCGAAAGCACCGATGAGATAAGCGGTGTTGCTAGCGAACAGGCGAATAATATGACAGAGGTTGCGGATGAGGCCTCTGATCTGAGTGCCACTATCGAGGAAATTGCATCCAGCTCCGAAGAGGTACGGAGCGAAAGCAGTAATGCTCGTCAAATGGCCGAACAAAGCCAAGAGGCTGCCAGTGACGCTATCGATGCCATGGGTGAGGTCGACACAGCTGCAGCCAATGTTGAGGACGATATTCAGACACTCCAAGAACGGATGGAAGAGATCGATGAAGTCGTCACCGTCATCCAAGATATAGCTGAACAGACGAACCTGCTCGCGCTCAACGCCTCAATCGAAGCCGCTCGTGCTGGCGAAGCTGGCGAAGGCTTTGCTGTCGTCGCCGACGAAATCAAAACCCTAGCCGAGGAAACCCAAGAGCAGGCTGTCGACATTGAGGAAATGGCCAGCCGTGTTAAATCTGATACAAAACAGACTGTCGAGAGTATCGACCAGGCCAACGATAGCATCGACAACGGGATCGAAGAGGTCGACAATGCCATTGACAATCTCGATCGGATTGTCGAAGCTGTCGGTGAGATCGACGACGGGATTGCCGAGATTGCCGATGCAACCGACCAACAGGCAGCCAGTACCGAGGAGATCGCCTCCATGACCAACGACGCCAGCAATAAGGCACGTATGTTCGCAAGCGAGATTGACGAACTCGCCGCCGCCAATGAAGAACAGACTGCCGAAGTAACCGAGATTGCCCAGCTTGTCGATACATTCAGCGACGACTGGGACACCGAGTTCGAAGCTAGTCAATAA
- a CDS encoding TRAM domain-containing protein, translated as MDISEELTCLFTAEVEEHDQSYVLEVPKQEVDVGYVDSAEDYQVALVGTAENPSQSAPSQSSDTHDQQPETDQPPVSKGENRVVEVSELGDQGDGLARVERGFVVIVPETKKGQRVRIKIETVRETVAFAHVLEHLGSADSMASN; from the coding sequence ATGGATATCTCCGAAGAACTCACCTGTCTGTTTACTGCTGAAGTCGAAGAACACGACCAATCGTACGTTCTTGAAGTACCTAAACAGGAAGTTGATGTCGGCTACGTCGACTCTGCTGAAGATTACCAAGTTGCACTTGTCGGGACCGCTGAGAACCCCTCACAGTCGGCTCCTTCACAATCAAGCGATACCCACGATCAGCAACCGGAGACTGATCAGCCACCCGTAAGCAAAGGCGAAAATCGGGTTGTCGAGGTCTCGGAGTTAGGAGATCAAGGAGATGGTCTTGCCCGCGTAGAGCGTGGTTTCGTCGTAATCGTTCCTGAGACCAAGAAAGGACAGCGGGTTCGGATTAAAATCGAAACGGTGCGAGAGACAGTTGCGTTTGCACACGTGCTCGAACATCTCGGTAGTGCCGACTCCATGGCTTCAAATTAG